The Arachis duranensis cultivar V14167 chromosome 2, aradu.V14167.gnm2.J7QH, whole genome shotgun sequence genome has a window encoding:
- the LOC107475346 gene encoding uncharacterized protein LOC107475346, with translation MASEESFVVLVHHRGSIKRKTRFGVKFTDKDPLCMIVKPTTRYEDLVSSVLLKLGFEGVKRVKKFFYRIPITVLQETVKYDCFTIGSNEDLQVMFYCRWQFPEVRTPELLTKLVDVVSSSGGSDRNTTTLATVAGSSSRPAVASSSVPAYEPPVQPIASPSFAVDLNGSVGDEVGTGEFSRTSLQCAAPAGVGDGFLDDPEDDDVESDMIADDSGDDVGASEPAGAGGGSQRERG, from the coding sequence atggctagtgaggagagtttCGTAGTGTTGGTTCACCACAGAGGATCCATTAAGAGGAAAACTCGTTTcggtgtgaagttcactgataaGGATCCTCTGTGTATGATCGTCAAACCTACGACGAGGTATGAGGACCTTGTTAGCTCTGTACTACTGAAACTTGGTTTCGAAGGTGTGAAACGGGTTAAGAAGTTTTTCTATCGCATTCCAATCACAGTGCTCCAGGAAACCGTTAAGTATGATTGTTTCACGATCGGGAGTAATGAGGACTTGCAGGTCATGTTTTATTGTCGCTGGCAATTTCCAGAGGTGAGGACACCAGAACTGTTGACAAAGTTGGTTGACGTGGTATCCAGCTCAGGGGGTTCAGACCGGAATACCACCACTTTAGCCACGGTAGCCGGTTCTAGCTCCAGACCTGCCGTTGCTTCTTCCTCCGTCCCTGCGTATGAGCCACCCGTCCAACCTATTGCCTCCCCTTCGTTTGCTGTTGATCTCAACGGCAGTGTAGGTGATGAGGTCGGAACAGGGGAATTTTCGCGAACCTCTTTACAGTGTGCTGCACCGGCTGGGGTTGGAGATGGATTTTTGGATGATCCAGAGGACGATGATGTCGAGTCGGATATGATTGCTGATGACAGTGGCGATGATGTCGGAGCAAGTGAGCCTGCTGGGGCGGGCGGTGGTTCGCAAAGGGAGAGAGGCTGA